The genomic stretch GTAGGCGCATAGCTCGGAAATCTGCCCTGGTTGTGGGTTTTTCAACACCATGCGCAAGTGTGTCTCGTTCTGCCAGCTGGCCTTGGCCTTAGGCAATTCGCGGTCATTGCGCATGGCCCCGCGCGCCAGGCGTTCCAGCGCCTGGGGGGTGGTCTCGCCGCGCACTTCAATGATGAACTCCTGCTCCAGGCGACGCAGGTCGGCTTCGATCTTGCGGGATACCCGCCAGTCTTGGGTAAACACCTGCAGGCCGCTGGCGCCACGCTCCAGCGGTGCCACACAGGCCTGCCGGGCAAAATGCCCGTGCAGGGCGCGCACGCCTTCGCGGTGGGCTTCGCTGAGGCTGCCCATGTTCATGCTGGCGCGGGCGTCTTCACTGTCCATGCCGGCTGGCTGGTTCAGCAGCAGGGTCACCGGCTCCAGGGTTTCGGCACGGGCGCCCGGCAGCAGCTCGACGCGCTGCTGCTCAACCTTGAACTGCGGCTGCTCAACCACCACGCCATCGACCGTTACCCAGCCTCCTTCAATGTACTGCTCGGCCTCGCGGCGGGAGCAGCCGAGCTGCTCGATGAGGCGTTTGGACAGGCGGACGGGTTCGGACATGGGGCAATTCGCAAGGCAGGGAAAGGCCTCCATTGTACCTGCCTGCAAGCGGTAGATGATGGGAATCTGTGTCAGATGCGCCATTTTGGACACATAGCGCGGCACATTCAGGCGCCGCCTCAAGGCACTGTGCGCATTAGCCTCATGTGCAGCAGAGGGTAGGGCTGGCCCAGGCCGTCGGTTTCCGAACGGCCGATGACCTCGAAACCTTCATGCAGGTAGAAGCCCAGCGCTCTCGGGTTCTGTTCGTTGACGTCAAGGTACTCGGCATTCAGTTCGCTGATTGCATAGCGCAGCAAGCGCTTGCCTACCCCTTGGCCGCGGTAGCCAGGTGCGACGAACAGCATGTCTATCCGCCCGTTGGCGACACCGGCGAAACCACAGATGCGCTGGCGGTCCTTGCAGCAGATCAGCATCACTGCGTCGAGATACCGGCGCAGCACATGCTCGCGCAGTAGCAGGATATAGCCCTCTGGCAGAAAGTCGTGGGTGGCACGTACCGAATCCTCCCACACTTGTACCAGCTCGCTGTAGTCGCTCAAGCGCGGGGTTTGCAGCGTCAGTAGCGCAGGCATGCCGGCGTTCCTCTGGGGCGATAGGGAAAACATAGCAGGCCAACCACCGGTCGGCTTGTTCGCTTGGCGCTTGAGACCTGGGGAGTGACGGTCTATTAATTAAGCGTGGGAAAAAATCCCACGTAAATATAAGTTCAATCTGAAACTGGATTCCTGACTGATTTGGCGTTCTCGTGGCGAAGACCTGGAGACGGACTATGCAAATCCACCTGCTGTTCAAGAAGGCGTTACTCGCGGCAGCTGTAGCTGGCGTGTTATCGATGTCCATTGCCTTGATCCCTGACTCGATTTCTCATGGCACCAGTGCTTACGCTAAAGATGGCGGCGGCGGCGGCGGCGGTGGCGGTCATGGGGGAGGCGGTGGTGGCCATGGTGGCGGTGGAAGTGGCGGCGGCGGTGGTCACGGTGGCGGCGGAAGTGGCGGCGGCGGTGGTCACGGTGGCGGCGGAAGTGGTGGAGGCGGTGGTCACGGTGGCGGCGGAAGTGGTGGAGGCGGTGGTCACGGTGGTGGTGGAAGTGGTGGCGGCGGTGGTCACGGTGGCGGCGGAAGTGGAAGTGGTGGCCACGGCAGCGGCGGTGACGGTGGTGGCCATGCCGGCAACAGTGGCAGTGGCCACGACGGCAATTCAAACGCTGGGCGCAGCAGCAACCATGCTGAAGCAGGTGACGATCATGGTAATCATGTCGGCGGTGAGCCTGGGGATGATCACGGTAATCATGTTGGTGGTGAACCTGGTGATGATCACGGCAACCATGTGGGTGGCGAACCGGGTGATGACCACGGTGTTCATGCCGGTGGCGAGGCCGGGGATGACAACAGCAGAAGCTGATTGGTACTGATCCGAAGTGGTCCATACAAAACCCAGCGGACGGGTTTTGTATGAGCAGGTTCTGGCCTGCCTGCCTTTGTCACGTCATTTCCAATGAGCGCTGACAGCTTTTTCCTCGCCCAAGCCGGGACATGATTGCGGTTTGCGTGGGATTTATTCCCTCGCCTTATACTGGGTGCCTCTGTCAAGGAATGCCCTCAATGCAATCGCCTGTTTTACCCCCGTCGATGCTGAGTGCGCTGCGGCGTGTCATGCGCCCGCTGGTGCGCCTGATGCTGCGCAAAGGGGTCACCTACACGATGTTCACCGACCTGCTCAAGGAGGTGTTCGTCGATGTAGCCCATCGCGAGTTTCGCCTGAACGACACTGCGCCAACCGACAGCCGTATCAGCCTGCTTACAGGCGTACATCGTAAAGATGTCCGGCGGCTGCGTAATGAGGGCGACACTGCACGTGCGACCCTGCCGGATAACATCACGCTAGGTGCACAGCTGGTCAATGTGTGGACCAACACCCCACCATTCTGCTCGGCGCCCGGCCAGGCGAGGGCGCTTGCACGGCTAGCCAGTGTGGGTGGCGATTGCTCATTCGATGCCCTGGTCGCCAGGGTCAGCACCGATATCCGCGGTCGGGTGGTGCTGGACGAATGGCTGCGCCTGGGCGTCGTGCGGCTCGATGAGCAGGATTGCGTGCACCTGGAAGCCCATGCATTCGTGCCACAGAAGGGTTTTGATGAAAAGGCTGCGTACTTCGGCCACAACCTGCATGACCATGCCTGTGCTGCGGTGCATAACCTCAGCGGCGAAGGCCAGCCGTTTTTTGAGCGTAGCGTGCACTACGATGCCTTGAGCCCGGCCAGCGTCGAGCATCTGCGTGACGTGGTAGCCAAGGATGGCATGCAGACACTACTTGCCTTCAGCCGACTTGCAGCTGAGTTGGAGAGTGTTGATGAGCCCGGTATCGAACAACGTCAGCGCATCACTGTCGGGCTTTATTTCTACACTGAAGCTACCGATTCCGATCCGTCGAAGACACCCGGGCCATGACACTTTTTGTGCGCTACCTCAGTGCTGTCACGTTTGCCCTGGTTTTCGGGTGGAACCTGATGGTCCCGGGCGAGGTGGCTGCAGCGCCGGTATGTGTCAGCCGTGACGAAGTGGGTATGGCCGGTGCCGCGAGTCTGCAGTTTCCCGGCGGCATGGGCGGCACCGGTGTGCGCAATGAAAATGGCGGCGTCGGTGGCACCGGTGCCCCAGTTCAGCAACGCCCTGGGGGTACAGGCGGCACAGGTGCAGTGGCGGATGGTGTGGACGGTACCAGTACGCCGATCCTGCGCCCGGGTGGTACTGGGGGTACAGGCATCGTCGGTACCATCACCGGCTTCGCCTCGATCTGCGTCAATGGCATGGAAGTGCACTATGGCAAGGACGTACCGGTGAGTGAAAACGGCGCACCTACCAGCAGTGGTCAGCTGGCGATCGGGCAGGTGGTGGCGGTGGAGGCATTCGCCACCCAGCGCGGCCTGCAAGCAGGGCGCATTTCGATCCTCAACGTCTTCGAAGGGCCATTGACGGCGCTGCCCAATGCCTCGGCCCCCCTGCGGGTCATGGGGCAACCTGTGCGGTTGGCCGCTGGCGCGCGGGTGGCTGAAGGGCTGCGCCCTGGTGAGCCCGTGAGGGTCAGCGGCCTGCGCGATGCCCGGGGAGAAGTAGTGGCCACCCGCATCGAACGGGCACCGGGGTTGAGGGAGGCCAGCGCCATCGGCGCGGTTGATCGCACTGGCAGCCTTCAAGGGTTGAAGTTGGGTACCCGTGTGGCGCCTGCTCGTGAATTGCTGGTGCGCGGCCAGTGGACCGGGCGCCAGCTTGAAGTGGCGCAAACCCGTCCAGACCCGAGCCTGCCTTTTGCTGGCCGTGTCCAGCAGGCGGTGGTTGAAGGGCTGGTGCAGCGCACACAAGCTCGGCAGTTGGTGGTCGCAGGTATCAATGTGACGTTGGGGCAGGGCACCGTAATTGTCGGCAGGCAGCCAACGGCGTTGGCGCTCGATCAACGTGTGCGGGTGAGCGGGGTGCTCAATGGTACTCATGAGCTGCGGGCAACCCGCGTGGAACTCCAGGACGACCGTGTAGACAATCCCGGCAGAAGCCAGTCGGGGCACGGTAGTGAGCATGACAAAAGCAGCTCCGGCGGTTCCAGCAGCGGTCATGGCGCAAGCGATGCGACCAACGATCGCGATGAAAGTAGTGATGATCACAGTGGGCGCAGCGCCGTCGACGGCTCCGGTAGCCATGGCAGCGTTGACAAGTCGGGAGCGTCGGCACACCGCGACACCTTGGAGCGGTCGGCCCGCAGCAACAGCGGAAGCTCCGATCGGGTTGAAAAGGTTGAAGTCGAAAAAACCGGGAAGGTTGAAAAAGTAGAGAAGGTCGAAAAGCCCGAGAAAGTCGAGAAAGTCGAGAAAGTCGAGAAAGTCGAGAAAGTCGAGAAAGTCGAGAAAGTCGAGAAAGTCGAGAAAGTCGAGAAGGTCGAAAAAGTCGAGAAGGTCGAAAAAGTCGAAAAAGTCGAAAAACCTGAACGGGTCGAAAAGGTCGAAAAGGTGGAGTTACCAGAGAGAGTTGAGAAGGTGGAAAAAGTCGAGCATCCAGAGCGATCCGGGCGTTAGCCAACTAGGCTGTGAAAATCCGACCATGCTTCCCGAAAGCGTACTGAGGTGCAAATGAGACCCTCGCTCGCTCTTTTCGCCTGTTTGCTCTCATGCACCTGTGTGTCGGTGCAGGCTGATACCTTCAGTGCCGCCATTGGCATGGACTATTCAAGTGGCGACTATGGCACCGGCACCACGTCGGAAATCTGGTATTTGCCAGTGGTCGGCAAGTATGAGAGCGGCCCCATGACTTACAAGGTTACCGTGCCCTGGTTGCGTATCACCAACCCCGAAGTCGGCCCCAATGGTGACCCCTTGCCCGGTGGTTGCCGAGACGTGGAGAGCGGGTTGGGTGACACGGTTGCCAGCGTCGCCTATGCATTGTTAGATGGTAGTGACGGCGGCCTGATGCTGGACCTGATCGGCAAGGTCAAATTCCCCACCGCCGACGAAGACCAGTGCCTGGGCACCGGACAGTACGACTACACCACCCAGGTCGACATCACCAAGGGCTTTGGCTCGGTCACCGGCTTCGCGACACTGGGTTGGAAGAAATTCGGCGACCCGCCCGATAGCGATTTCGACGACCCGGTATTTGCCAGCCTCGGTTTTGCCCTGCCGGTGGCGGTCGGTACTTCGGCCGGCGCCTCCTACGATTGGCGGCAGAAAGTGGTCTCGACCGGGGCGCAGATCAAGGAGCTTACCTTGTTCCTCACCCACAAGCTCAACCCGCAGTGGAAAGTCCAACTCTACGCAGTCAAAGGCTTCTCGGATGCCAGCCCGGATGCCGAGGGCGGCCTGATGCTGTTCCACACGTTCTGACAAAAAAGCCCCTGCACCGGTCATTCCCTAATGGAGAGCGCCGGGGCAGGGGCTTTGCAGGCTTCAGCCGTTTTAGATGGGTTCAGCCCACATGTCGTATTCGTCGGCATCCACTACACGGCAACGCACTTTGTCGCCTGGTTTGAAACCATGGTCGCCATCGATGAACACGCTGCCATCGATTTCCGGTGCATCGAAGAAGCTGCGGCCAACCGAGCCTTGTTCTTCAACTTCGTCGATCAGCACGTCGATTTCCTTGCCGATACGCAATTGCAGGCGGGCAGCACTGATGGCCTGCTGGTGGGCCATGAAGCGGTCCCAGCGCGACTGCTTGACGTCGTCCGGTACTTCTTCCAGGCCCAGGTCGTTGGCCGGGGCGCCTTCTACCGGCGAGTACTGGAAGCAGCCCACGCGGTCGAGCTGGGCTTCGGTCAGCCAGTCCAGCAGGTACTGGAAGTCTTCCTCGGTCTCGCCCGGGAAGCCGACGATGAAGGTGGAGCGGATCACCAGCTCAGGGCATTGCTCGCGCCAGTTCTTGATGCGTGCCAGGGTGCGGTCTTCGAAGGCAGGGCGCTTCATCGACTTGAGCACTTTCGGGCTGGCGTGCTGGAACGGGATGTCCAGGTACGGCAGGATCTTGCCGGCAGCCATCAGCGGGATCACGTCGTCAACGTTCGGGTAAGGGTACACATAGTGCAGGCGTACCCAGGCGCCCAGGCTGCTCAGCGCTTCGCACAGCTCGAGCATGCGGGTCTTGACCGGGCGGCCGTTCCAGAAGTCGGTCTTGTACTTGACGTCGACGCCGTAGGCGCTGGTGTCCTGGGAAATCACCAGGATCTCCTTGACCCCGGCCTTGACCAGGCGCTCGGCCTCACTCAGCACTTCACCCACCGGGCGGCTGACCAGCTTGCCGCGCATCGACGGGATGATGCAGAAGCTGCAGCTGTGGTTGCAGCCTTCGGAGATTTTCAGGTAGGCATAGTGGCGCGGGGTCAGCTTGACGCCCTGTGGCGGCACCAGGTCGATCAGCGGGTTGTGGTCCTGACGCGGTGGCACCACTTCGTGAACGGCGTTGACCACCTGCTCGTACTGCTGTGGGCCGGTGACCGACAGCACGCTTGGGTGCACGTCACGGATGTTGCCTTCCTCGACGCCCATGCAGCCGGTGACGATGACCTTGCCGTTTTCCTTGATTGCTTCGCCGATCACTTCCAGCGATTCGGCCTTGGCGCTGTCGATGAAGCCGCAGGTGTTGACCACCACCACGTCGGCGTCCTCGTAGGTGGGCACGACTTCATAGCCTTCCATGCGCAGCTGGGTCAGGATGCGTTCAGAGTCGACCAAGGCTTTTGGGCAACCCAGGCTTACGAAACCTACCTTGGGGGTGGCGGGCGTGGTGGACATGACTAACCTCGGTATTGAATGCAGGTCGCCCGGCCGGAATCGGGGACGAACTTGACGGGCGCTTTTGGCGCCTCTGATCAAAAAGTGCGCAATTCTAGCGAGCGCAAGGGCGCTTGACCAGCAGAAATACGACGAACGCTGCGCTATGCTTCGCGCCGTTGCGCCGGGGTGCCTTCAAGGGCCTGGCGGCAAAGTGATTACCAAGGGCCGTAAAGGCCGTTTGCGGGAGTGGTCGATGGTTCAGGCAAGCAGTCACGCTGAGGGCGGGCACGAGGGGAAGCAGGGGGCGTCGCGGTCGGTGGGCCTGCTCGTGGCGGCGGTCGGTGTGGTTTATGGCGATATCGGCACAAGTCCGTTGTACACCCTCAAGGAGGTCTTTACCGGCGGCTATGGGGTGTCGGTCAACCATGATGGCGTGCTGGGGATCCTGTCGCTGATCCTGTGGTCGCTGCTGTGGGTGGTGTCGTTCAAGTACGTGATGTTCATCTTGCGTGCTGATAACCAGGGTGAGGGCGGCACCATGGCGCTGACTGCACTGGCGCGGCGGGCCACGGCGGCCTACCCGCGGCTGCGCACGCTTATGGTGATCTGTGGCTTGATCGGCGCTTCGCTGTTCTATGGTGACAGTATGATCACCCCGGCGGTATCGGTGCTGTCGGCGGTGGAGGGCGTAGGCCTGGCCTTCGACGGTATCGACCACTGGGTAGTGCCAATTTCGCTGGTGGTGCTGGTGGCACTGTTCCTGGTGCAGCAGCACGGCACCGAGAAGATCGGCAAGCTGTTTGGTCCGATCATGGTGACTTGGTTCGTGGCGCTGGGCGCGCTGGGTGTGCATGGCATCTCGCAGAGCCCGGAAGTGCTCAAGGCGTTCAACCCGGGCTGGGCAGTCAACTTCTTCGTGGTGAACCCAGGCATCGGCGTGGCCATTCTTGGTGCGGTGGTGCTGGCGCTGACCGGTGCTGAGGCGCTGTACGCCGACATGGGGCACTTTGGCCGCAAGCCGATTGCCCGGGCCTGGTTCATCCTGGTGCTACCGGCGCTGCTGCTCAACTATTTTGGCCAGGGTGCACTGCTGCTGCAAAACCCGGAGGCGGCGCGCAACCCGTTCTACCTGCTGGCGCCGGACTGGGCGCTGCTGCCCTTGGTCGGGCTGGCCACCATGGCCACGGTTATCGCCTCGCAGGCGGTGATTTCCGGGGCCTTCTCCCTGACCCGTCAGGCCATCCAGCTGGGCTACATCCCACGTATGCACATTCAGCACACCTCAAGCGACGAGCAGGGGCAGATCTATATTGGTGCGGTGAACTGGACGCTGATGGCGGGCGTGGTGCTGTTGGTCATCGGCTTCGGGTCGTCGGGCGCTCTGGCGGCTGCCTATGGGGTTGCGGTCACCGGTACCATGCTGATGACCACCATTCTGGTATCCGCGGTGATGCTGCTGCTGTGGAAGTGGCCGCCGCTGCTCGCAGTGCCGATTCTGGTCGGCTTCCTGTTAGTCGACGGGCTGTTCTTCGCCGCCAACGTGCCGAAAATCGCCCAGGGCGGTGCCTTCCCGGTGTTGGCCGGCGGTGTGCTGTTCCTGCTGATGAGCACCTGGAAGCGCGGCAAGCAGATTCTGGTCGAGCGCATCGATGAAGGTGCGCTGCCGTTGCCATTGTTCATCAGCAGCATCCGCATTCAGCCACCGCACCGGGTCGAGGGTACGGCAGTGTTTCTGACTGCGCGCTCCGATGCCGTGCCGCATGCGCTGTTGCACAACATGCTGCACAACCAGGTGCTGCACAGCCAGGTGGTGTTGCTGACTGTGGTCAGCGAAGACCGGCCCCGGGTGCCGGAACATGAGCGTTTCGAGGTGGAAGCCTATGGCGACGGATTCTTCCGTGTGTTGCTGCACTTTGGGTTCATGGATGAGCCGGACGTGCCTGCCGCGTTGAAGCTGTGCCATCTGGATGGCCTGGACTTCACGCCGATGCGCACCACCTACTTCCTTAGTCGCGAGACGGTGATCGCGTCACGGCTGGAGGGGATGTCGCGCTGGCGGGGCAACCTGTTCGCGTTCTTGCTGAAGAATGCCAACGGCAACCTGCGCTTCTTCAACCTGCCGTTGAACCGGGTGATCGAGCTGGGGACGCAGGTCGAGATCTGAATTGGGTTATACGGTACTGTCAGGGCCGCAGAGCGGCCCTGATGCCTGTCAATTCTGCTCAGCTACGCGGGACTTGCCTTGGCGTGTCTCGATCTCGCCAATCAACCGCTTGGCGAGTGCCGGGTAGTTCTCGTCGAAGTGGTGCCCGCCAGGCAGTTTGAGGTGCTCACCTACTGCCGTGTTTTCCGTGCAACCGCTTTCGTCGGTTTCCTCTACGCCATACACGCAGACGACCTTGGATGCTGGCAGCTTGGCCATTTCCGGCCCGGTTGGCGCTTCCTGGCCTTCCTTGCCCAGCCAACCCTCGACCTCGATCTCGAAACTGCCACTGCGCGCAAAGGCCAACAGCATCACCGCGTCGATACGCTGTTGGTCCTCGACCGGCAGGCGGTTGTAGATTGCCGGCAGCACATCGGCGCCGAACGAATAGCCGGTCAATACGAAGCGCTTGGTACCCCACTTCTGCCGGTAGTGATGCATCAGCTCGGAAAGGTCGGCGGCGCTTTGTTCCGGGGTCTTGTGCTGCCAGTAGTAGCGTAGCGTGTCGATGCCTACCACCGGGTAACCCAGCTTGGCCATTTCCCCGGCCACGTCGCGGTCCAGGTCGCGCCAGCCGCCATCACCAGAAAGGAACAAGGTGACCGTGTCTGTCGTTTGCCCGGCCGGCACCTCGACCACCGGCATGGCCAGTGCGTTACCGTCATGGCCGACCAGGGCTTGGGTGAGTTGCGCCTTGAGCACTTGTGGCAAGTGGATGTCGTAGTCGCTGATGCTGGTTTCGGCGTTGGCCTGGTCGCGCACGAACGCGGCGCTGGCGTCATCCGGGTTGTCGTTCCAGGCGACGTTCCAGTGGCCATGGGCAGCCGATTTGGGCAGCGGTGCCTGGCAGCCAGGCTGTTCGAGGGTGAAGCCCACGGAAATGGCCCGCGCCTTGTCATTGTCCTGGCTGGCCAGCCAACGCCAGGCCTGAGCGGCACCGGGGCCGATACCTGCGACCAGGGTCGGTTTTCCTGGCAGTTGCGCCAGCGCCTGGTCCATGGCCTGTTGCTGCTTGCTGCAGTCATTAGGCGGCAGAATTACCTGCACCAGCTGGGCTTCACCGGCCTGGCTCAGGTCGAGCAGTTGCTTGCCCGTCAGTGCCTGGTCTTGTGGCACACCGATGGCCACCCGGACCTTGGGGTGCACACCAGGGGTAACAAGGGTGATGCTGGTGTCATTGATGCTCATTTGTTCCAGGCGTGCCTCGGGGGCCGGGCGCGTCCACAGCCAGAAGGCCAGCGCGCCACCCAAGGCGGCCAGCAGCAGGGGAACCAGCAGGTACAGCCAAAAGCGTCGGGTCATCAGCGTTTCACCAATCCAGTCAGGCCGCCTGCAATCAGGGCGGCGGTGTCGGCCAGTGCCACCAGCGGGTCGAGCCCGGCTGGCACGGCCATGTAGCGGGGTTCCCAGTCCGGCTGGAACTTGTCCTTGAAGCGTCGAAGCCCCTGGAAGTTGTAAAGCTGTTCACCACGGCGGAACACCAGTGAACCCAAGCGCTGGGTCAAGGGGGCGCCACGCCTTGGTTGCAGACCGGACAGCGGTACCATGCCCAGGCTGAAACGCCCGTAGTCATGGCTTTTGTAGTGCAGGATCAAGCCGATCATCATGAATTCCATGGTCAGCTTTGGCGCTTCGGGGTGCGCACGCATCAGGTCGAGGCTGGCCAGCTCGTTTCCATGGGTTTCCAGCAAGTTGGCGAAGGCTACCGGGCGGCCCTGGAAGCGAATCAGGGCTATGCGGAAGTGTTGCAGGTAGTCCGGGCTGAAGCGCCCCAGCGAAAAGCCTTTCTCGCGCACGCTCTTGCCGCCGAGCCAGGCATCGGAAATTTCCTTCAGCTCAGCCAGCGGAGCGTGGCCGGGCTCATGGATCTCAAGGCTCAGGCCATCGCGTCCGCCGCGGTTCCAGGTGTAGCGCAGGTCCTTCATCTCCTTGCCTTTGGCTTCAAGGTCGAAGCGGCGCAAGTCGACCCGGGCTTCTTCGCCCAGCTTCAATGCGGTCAGGCCGATGTCCATATAGAACGGCAGGTTCTCCGCGCGCACCTGGTAGAACACTGGCCGTGCGTTATGCAGGTCGCACAGGTCGCGGAACTGCCAGATCATCTCGGCGCGTTCCTGGGCCGGGCCTATCGGGTCATACAGCGCCACCAGGCTGCGGCCGCGCCGGGCGTACATGAGAAACGCATTATCACGCGGGTGGAACAGCAACGCCTTGTCGCCAGTCAGCGCCAAGCCACCGTCGGGCTGGTCGGAGGCCTGCAGGATACGGTTGGCGCGTTGCAGCTCTTCTTCATCGGGCAGGTGGATCACCGGCGGCGCCGTGCGCAGCAGCCACGTCAGTGCCACGGCAGCCAGTAGCAAGGCGCTGCCCATGGCGGCGCGCAGACCCCGTGGAGCGTCGGCATCCAGAGTGAACTGCCACCATAGCTGATGGCTGTAAGGCACATCCTGGTAGGCGAACAGCAGCAACCACACCGATGCGCCTACCGCACAGGCGCTGGCCACCAGGAACACCGGCGAGAAGGGTAGCTCCAGCAGGCGGCTGGGGCGATAGAACGAGCGGCGGAATAGAGCGAGCAGGGCAGCGGTGAAGGTCAGCAGGCAAGCCTCTTCCCAGTCAAAACCCTTCAACAGCGACAGCAGGGCGCCGACCAGCAACAGTACGGTGGTCAGTAGCCAGGCGGCGGACAGGCGCCGACGCAGGCCTTGGGCCAGTAGCAGGCATAGCACACCGATCAGGCTGGCGCCGAAATGAGAGGCATCGATCAGCCGGTGTGGCACCAGGAAGCCCATGTGCTCCAGACGCGTGTCTATCTCCGGCGTGGCGCCGGAAAACAGCAGCACCATGCCGGACAGGAACACCAGAATCGACAGGACCGGTGCGGCCAGACCCGAAGCGGCCTTGATGGCCTGTTGTGCAAACAGCAGGCGTCGGGCTTCATTGGCCAGCAGCAACACGCAGGCCAGCAGCAGTGGCAGTACCACATAGATCAGCCGGTACAGCAGCAAGGCAGCGGCCAGCGGTGCGGCACCGAGTTGGTCGGCAAAGGCCGCCAGCAGGATCGCTTCGAATACCCCGACGCCGCCCGGTACGTGGCTGAGCACGCCTGCAGCCAAGGCCAGCAGGTACACCAGCACAAAGGCGCCGAAAGGAGGGGCTTCTGGCAGCAACAGGTAGAGCACGGTGGCTGCCGCCGCCACATCCAGCGCGGTAATCAGCAGTTGCAGGGCCGCCAGGCGCGCATTGGGCAGGCGAAGTGTGCGCCGGCCCAGTTGAACGAGCAGGTTATCGGCCAGTGGTTGCTCGGCCAGGCGTCGGCGGTACAAGCCAATGACCAGCAAGGCAGACAGCACCAGCACGGCGCTGGCGACAGCGGCCAGCAGGCCGGGCGCCAACCCGAGTGCTGTCGAGGCCGCCGGCAGGTTGCTCAATGTCGCCAGAGCGGCTAGTGGCGGCAGCGCGCAGCCCAGTGACAGGCTGGCAAACACGGTCATGCGTGCGACCTCGCCAGCACCAAGGCCCAGGCGTGCGTACAGGCGATAGCGAACCGAGCCGCCAGAGAGCATCGACAGGCCGATGGCGTTGCCGATGGCAAAGGCGCTGAAACCGCCCAATATCAGGCTGCGTGCTGGC from Pseudomonas putida encodes the following:
- a CDS encoding RNA-binding protein — its product is MSEPVRLSKRLIEQLGCSRREAEQYIEGGWVTVDGVVVEQPQFKVEQQRVELLPGARAETLEPVTLLLNQPAGMDSEDARASMNMGSLSEAHREGVRALHGHFARQACVAPLERGASGLQVFTQDWRVSRKIEADLRRLEQEFIIEVRGETTPQALERLARGAMRNDRELPKAKASWQNETHLRMVLKNPQPGQISELCAYLRLELLSMRRIRLGGVSMGKLPLGQWRYLATSERF
- a CDS encoding GNAT family N-acetyltransferase, whose product is MPALLTLQTPRLSDYSELVQVWEDSVRATHDFLPEGYILLLREHVLRRYLDAVMLICCKDRQRICGFAGVANGRIDMLFVAPGYRGQGVGKRLLRYAISELNAEYLDVNEQNPRALGFYLHEGFEVIGRSETDGLGQPYPLLHMRLMRTVP
- the rimO gene encoding 30S ribosomal protein S12 methylthiotransferase RimO, coding for MSTTPATPKVGFVSLGCPKALVDSERILTQLRMEGYEVVPTYEDADVVVVNTCGFIDSAKAESLEVIGEAIKENGKVIVTGCMGVEEGNIRDVHPSVLSVTGPQQYEQVVNAVHEVVPPRQDHNPLIDLVPPQGVKLTPRHYAYLKISEGCNHSCSFCIIPSMRGKLVSRPVGEVLSEAERLVKAGVKEILVISQDTSAYGVDVKYKTDFWNGRPVKTRMLELCEALSSLGAWVRLHYVYPYPNVDDVIPLMAAGKILPYLDIPFQHASPKVLKSMKRPAFEDRTLARIKNWREQCPELVIRSTFIVGFPGETEEDFQYLLDWLTEAQLDRVGCFQYSPVEGAPANDLGLEEVPDDVKQSRWDRFMAHQQAISAARLQLRIGKEIDVLIDEVEEQGSVGRSFFDAPEIDGSVFIDGDHGFKPGDKVRCRVVDADEYDMWAEPI
- a CDS encoding potassium transporter Kup, encoding MVQASSHAEGGHEGKQGASRSVGLLVAAVGVVYGDIGTSPLYTLKEVFTGGYGVSVNHDGVLGILSLILWSLLWVVSFKYVMFILRADNQGEGGTMALTALARRATAAYPRLRTLMVICGLIGASLFYGDSMITPAVSVLSAVEGVGLAFDGIDHWVVPISLVVLVALFLVQQHGTEKIGKLFGPIMVTWFVALGALGVHGISQSPEVLKAFNPGWAVNFFVVNPGIGVAILGAVVLALTGAEALYADMGHFGRKPIARAWFILVLPALLLNYFGQGALLLQNPEAARNPFYLLAPDWALLPLVGLATMATVIASQAVISGAFSLTRQAIQLGYIPRMHIQHTSSDEQGQIYIGAVNWTLMAGVVLLVIGFGSSGALAAAYGVAVTGTMLMTTILVSAVMLLLWKWPPLLAVPILVGFLLVDGLFFAANVPKIAQGGAFPVLAGGVLFLLMSTWKRGKQILVERIDEGALPLPLFISSIRIQPPHRVEGTAVFLTARSDAVPHALLHNMLHNQVLHSQVVLLTVVSEDRPRVPEHERFEVEAYGDGFFRVLLHFGFMDEPDVPAALKLCHLDGLDFTPMRTTYFLSRETVIASRLEGMSRWRGNLFAFLLKNANGNLRFFNLPLNRVIELGTQVEI
- a CDS encoding virulence factor family protein translates to MTRRFWLYLLVPLLLAALGGALAFWLWTRPAPEARLEQMSINDTSITLVTPGVHPKVRVAIGVPQDQALTGKQLLDLSQAGEAQLVQVILPPNDCSKQQQAMDQALAQLPGKPTLVAGIGPGAAQAWRWLASQDNDKARAISVGFTLEQPGCQAPLPKSAAHGHWNVAWNDNPDDASAAFVRDQANAETSISDYDIHLPQVLKAQLTQALVGHDGNALAMPVVEVPAGQTTDTVTLFLSGDGGWRDLDRDVAGEMAKLGYPVVGIDTLRYYWQHKTPEQSAADLSELMHHYRQKWGTKRFVLTGYSFGADVLPAIYNRLPVEDQQRIDAVMLLAFARSGSFEIEVEGWLGKEGQEAPTGPEMAKLPASKVVCVYGVEETDESGCTENTAVGEHLKLPGGHHFDENYPALAKRLIGEIETRQGKSRVAEQN
- the mprF gene encoding bifunctional lysylphosphatidylglycerol flippase/synthetase MprF, translating into MTSHNPEPPVPLATALPGAVQRLPLLERLSRYRQPIGLMVTLLLFTMALIACRHLLNELDIYALHDAMLSVPTQSLLGALLATVIGFVILLGYEWSASRYAGVKLPARSLILGGFSAFAIGNAIGLSMLSGGSVRYRLYARLGLGAGEVARMTVFASLSLGCALPPLAALATLSNLPAASTALGLAPGLLAAVASAVLVLSALLVIGLYRRRLAEQPLADNLLVQLGRRTLRLPNARLAALQLLITALDVAAAATVLYLLLPEAPPFGAFVLVYLLALAAGVLSHVPGGVGVFEAILLAAFADQLGAAPLAAALLLYRLIYVVLPLLLACVLLLANEARRLLFAQQAIKAASGLAAPVLSILVFLSGMVLLFSGATPEIDTRLEHMGFLVPHRLIDASHFGASLIGVLCLLLAQGLRRRLSAAWLLTTVLLLVGALLSLLKGFDWEEACLLTFTAALLALFRRSFYRPSRLLELPFSPVFLVASACAVGASVWLLLFAYQDVPYSHQLWWQFTLDADAPRGLRAAMGSALLLAAVALTWLLRTAPPVIHLPDEEELQRANRILQASDQPDGGLALTGDKALLFHPRDNAFLMYARRGRSLVALYDPIGPAQERAEMIWQFRDLCDLHNARPVFYQVRAENLPFYMDIGLTALKLGEEARVDLRRFDLEAKGKEMKDLRYTWNRGGRDGLSLEIHEPGHAPLAELKEISDAWLGGKSVREKGFSLGRFSPDYLQHFRIALIRFQGRPVAFANLLETHGNELASLDLMRAHPEAPKLTMEFMMIGLILHYKSHDYGRFSLGMVPLSGLQPRRGAPLTQRLGSLVFRRGEQLYNFQGLRRFKDKFQPDWEPRYMAVPAGLDPLVALADTAALIAGGLTGLVKR